One genomic segment of Sanyastnella coralliicola includes these proteins:
- the rpoN gene encoding RNA polymerase factor sigma-54, with translation MLKQTLQQKLLQKLSPQQIQLMKLLQVPTVELEQRIKEELEANPALDEGREDVVEDSYEEDYGDERSEAQEDFDMSDYLDDDTPDYKYSTGGRGEEDEKNMPLGSGRTFHDNLRSQLSLLSLDEDQRVIAENLIGNIDDSGYLRRELRSIVNDMAFSQNIQVTEEELEAVLKSIHELDPPGVGARDLQECLLIQLRRKRGDSYDVEIGIRILEEHFEEFTKKHYNKIIKAFDIDEDVLKDAIAEIVRLNPKPGNSSKQSARAVQHIVPDFLVSVEDDELKLQLNQRNAPELRISPQYRDMLQSYQAATKSDKKQKDAVMFVKQKIDSAKWFIDAIRQRQQTLTVVMQAILTFQEEYFLTGDETKLKPMILKDIAEVVHMDISTVSRVANSKYVQCPYGTFLLKSFFSESIAKDSGEEVSTREVKKILQEAIDAEDKKKPLTDDKLAKLLKEKGYNIARRTVAKYREQLNIPVARLRKQL, from the coding sequence ATGCTAAAGCAAACCCTACAACAGAAACTCTTACAAAAACTCTCTCCTCAGCAGATCCAGTTGATGAAGCTGCTTCAGGTGCCTACTGTAGAACTTGAGCAACGCATCAAAGAAGAATTGGAAGCGAATCCTGCCTTGGACGAGGGACGAGAAGACGTTGTAGAGGATAGCTACGAAGAAGATTACGGCGACGAACGTTCGGAAGCGCAGGAAGACTTTGATATGTCTGACTACCTCGACGATGATACGCCTGACTACAAATACTCAACCGGTGGTCGAGGAGAGGAAGATGAAAAAAACATGCCATTGGGCAGTGGTCGCACCTTCCATGATAACCTCCGTTCTCAGCTCAGCTTGCTCAGTCTCGATGAGGATCAACGCGTGATTGCGGAAAATCTCATCGGAAACATCGACGACTCAGGATACTTACGTCGTGAGCTTCGTTCGATCGTCAATGACATGGCTTTCTCTCAGAATATTCAGGTAACGGAAGAAGAGCTTGAGGCCGTCTTAAAGTCAATTCACGAACTAGATCCTCCGGGTGTAGGAGCGCGTGATCTGCAAGAGTGTTTGTTGATCCAGCTGCGACGCAAACGCGGTGATTCATACGACGTAGAGATCGGTATTCGCATCTTGGAAGAACACTTTGAAGAGTTCACTAAGAAGCACTACAATAAGATCATCAAGGCTTTTGATATTGATGAAGATGTCTTGAAAGACGCTATCGCGGAAATCGTTAGACTTAACCCGAAGCCCGGAAACTCTTCAAAGCAGAGTGCGCGAGCTGTGCAGCATATCGTACCTGACTTTTTGGTTTCAGTGGAAGACGATGAGTTGAAGCTACAGCTCAACCAGCGCAACGCTCCGGAGCTACGTATTTCACCACAATACCGCGACATGCTTCAGTCTTATCAGGCGGCTACAAAAAGCGATAAGAAGCAGAAGGATGCGGTCATGTTTGTAAAGCAAAAGATCGATTCTGCGAAATGGTTCATTGATGCGATTCGTCAACGCCAGCAGACGCTGACGGTGGTGATGCAAGCCATCTTGACCTTCCAGGAAGAATACTTCTTGACAGGAGATGAGACGAAGCTGAAGCCGATGATCCTAAAAGACATCGCAGAGGTGGTCCACATGGACATTTCTACGGTTTCTCGTGTAGCGAATAGCAAATACGTTCAATGTCCGTACGGAACCTTCCTGTTGAAGTCGTTCTTCTCTGAATCGATTGCAAAAGACAGTGGAGAGGAAGTATCGACACGAGAGGTGAAAAAGATTCTTCAAGAGGCGATTGACGCAGAAGACAAGAAAAAACCTTTGACTGATGATAAGCTCGCGAAGCTTTTGAAGGAAAAAGGATATAATATTGCGCGTCGTACCGTAGCGAAATACCGGGAACAACTTAACATCCCTGTAGCACGCCTTCGCAAACAACTATAG
- a CDS encoding Hpt domain-containing protein, producing MNTQHPEQLFDLSYLNQVFQGNKDMINNIIKLFLEQVPEYIKEMEDCVDRNDLLGLHPLAHKAKSSVSMLGLKSMEKNILDIEQFSKEHRNLEGLPDLVGQVRTECDVVQDQLEKVLSS from the coding sequence ATGAATACACAGCACCCTGAGCAGCTCTTTGATTTGAGCTACCTGAATCAGGTCTTTCAAGGGAATAAGGACATGATAAACAATATCATCAAGTTATTCCTCGAGCAAGTTCCTGAGTATATCAAGGAAATGGAAGATTGTGTAGATCGTAATGATCTACTCGGTTTGCATCCATTGGCTCACAAAGCCAAGTCAAGCGTATCTATGCTCGGACTGAAATCCATGGAAAAGAATATTCTAGATATCGAGCAGTTCTCGAAAGAACACCGCAATCTCGAAGGACTACCGGATTTGGTAGGTCAGGTACGAACCGAATGTGATGTGGTTCAAGACCAATTAGAGAAAGTGTTAAGCTCTTGA
- a CDS encoding porin family protein, giving the protein MRLTTFIICLLAPMIIFGQTERKKGPIEIINPPVSQDRFIFELHNDMFLEIPGNMDIRPWSPGVNAHIMYDYPLGKSVMSFAWGYGFSSFNLHTNGEFERDGLSPDEFVRFYPFPENYEYKKNKVSANFLEIPIEFRLRTRGDRPFKMSVGGKVGYLVNIHTKTRDDDGKRKFYQVPEINRWRYGVVGRIGIGRWSLFSFYSVSTFLLPDKGVELNPLTIGLSIALI; this is encoded by the coding sequence ATGAGGCTAACCACCTTCATCATCTGCTTGCTCGCTCCGATGATCATCTTCGGTCAAACGGAACGCAAGAAAGGCCCCATTGAGATCATCAATCCACCCGTATCACAAGATCGATTCATCTTTGAACTGCACAACGACATGTTCCTGGAAATTCCCGGCAACATGGATATTCGACCTTGGTCGCCTGGAGTAAACGCACATATCATGTATGATTACCCTCTAGGTAAATCAGTCATGAGCTTTGCGTGGGGATACGGATTTAGCAGCTTCAACTTACACACAAACGGCGAGTTTGAGCGTGATGGCTTGAGTCCGGATGAATTCGTACGCTTCTACCCTTTCCCGGAGAACTACGAATACAAGAAGAATAAAGTATCTGCCAACTTCCTCGAAATTCCTATCGAGTTCCGACTTCGAACGCGCGGTGATCGTCCATTCAAAATGTCTGTTGGAGGTAAAGTTGGCTACCTCGTGAATATCCACACGAAAACGCGCGACGATGACGGCAAACGAAAGTTCTATCAGGTTCCAGAAATCAATCGCTGGCGTTATGGTGTGGTAGGACGTATCGGAATAGGACGTTGGAGCTTATTTAGCTTCTACAGCGTCAGCACCTTTTTGCTTCCAGACAAGGGTGTTGAATTGAATCCTTTGACGATCGGGCTTTCTATCGCTTTGATCTAG
- the asnS gene encoding asparagine--tRNA ligase, which produces MKHDPIVELLDESRIGQEIVVCGWIRTFRNDTFIALNDGSTIKNLQLVIDREHFSDDVRKRLTTGAAISAKGELVASQGKGQTTEVKVTELEIHGDADPEEFPIQMKRHTMEFLREKAHLRFRTSTFSAVFRIRHGMTYAVHKYFHENGFYNVHTPIITGSDAEGAGEMFRVTTLDLNDVPKTEDGKIDVKQDFFGKEANLTVSGQLEAELAAMALGKVYTFGPTFRAENSNTSRHLAEFWMIEPEVAFADIVDNMDLAEDFMQYVVKYALDNYADDLEFLDQKERNDEKSKPQNERNELSLIERLKFVAENNFERITYTEAIDILRNSKPFKKKKFKFPVEWGIDLQSEHERFLVEKHFKKPVIITDYPASIKAFYMRQNDDGKTVAAMDILVPGIGEIIGGSQREERLDILMEKCKEFDIPEEHVWWYLDLRKFGSAKHAGFGLGFERLIMFVTGMTNIRDVIPFPRTPMNAEF; this is translated from the coding sequence GTGAAGCACGATCCAATTGTAGAATTGTTAGATGAGAGCCGCATTGGACAAGAGATTGTTGTCTGTGGCTGGATACGTACTTTCAGAAACGACACCTTTATCGCTTTGAACGATGGTTCAACGATCAAGAACCTTCAGTTGGTGATTGATCGTGAGCACTTTTCAGACGATGTGCGTAAGCGCCTTACAACAGGTGCAGCTATTAGCGCCAAAGGTGAACTTGTAGCCTCTCAAGGGAAAGGTCAGACGACTGAGGTGAAGGTGACAGAATTGGAAATTCACGGTGATGCAGATCCTGAGGAATTCCCGATTCAAATGAAGCGCCACACGATGGAATTCCTTCGTGAAAAGGCGCACCTTCGTTTTAGAACGAGCACTTTCTCTGCTGTTTTCCGCATTCGCCATGGTATGACCTATGCAGTGCACAAGTATTTCCATGAAAACGGATTCTACAATGTGCATACGCCGATCATCACAGGGTCTGATGCCGAAGGTGCAGGGGAGATGTTCCGTGTTACCACCTTGGATTTGAACGATGTTCCAAAAACGGAAGACGGGAAAATCGATGTCAAGCAAGACTTCTTTGGGAAAGAAGCCAACCTTACGGTGAGTGGTCAGTTGGAAGCCGAACTGGCGGCGATGGCACTTGGAAAAGTGTACACATTCGGACCTACCTTCCGAGCTGAGAATTCGAATACTTCACGTCACCTTGCTGAGTTCTGGATGATTGAACCAGAGGTGGCTTTTGCAGATATCGTCGATAACATGGACCTCGCGGAAGACTTCATGCAGTATGTAGTGAAGTATGCACTGGATAACTATGCTGACGATCTGGAGTTCCTTGATCAAAAGGAACGCAACGATGAAAAGTCGAAGCCACAAAATGAGCGCAATGAGCTTTCATTGATCGAGCGCTTGAAATTTGTAGCCGAGAATAACTTCGAACGCATCACGTACACTGAAGCGATTGATATCCTTCGTAACTCGAAGCCGTTCAAGAAGAAGAAATTTAAATTCCCTGTGGAGTGGGGAATCGATCTACAAAGTGAACACGAACGTTTCCTTGTAGAGAAGCACTTCAAAAAACCGGTGATTATTACCGATTATCCTGCGAGCATTAAAGCTTTCTACATGCGTCAAAACGACGATGGGAAGACAGTTGCAGCAATGGATATCCTGGTTCCAGGAATTGGTGAGATCATCGGAGGTAGCCAACGTGAAGAACGCCTTGATATCCTGATGGAGAAGTGCAAGGAATTTGATATTCCAGAAGAGCACGTTTGGTGGTACCTTGACCTTCGAAAGTTCGGATCAGCAAAACACGCAGGTTTTGGCCTAGGATTTGAACGTTTGATCATGTTCGTTACAGGAATGACTAACATCCGCGATGTAATTCCATTCCCACGAACGCCAATGAATGCAGAATTTTAG
- a CDS encoding DUF4301 family protein — translation MNLSADNQALLNEKQINEEEILRQVQLLRSGTLFTSVEAACTPGQGITVLQDEEVELAIGVFNEAKNRLKLTKFVPASGAASRMFKHLFSKQLDSTLCQQFFSEIERFPFYPEIEESCGKPESTESWQLQVIDFLLSEDGLNFGGLPKGAIPFHSYPDGARNAFIEHLHESLGYGISQQGGEVHFTVTKALSAHSREQILNHAQNLSKEQKLHVSYSEQFENTDTVALDEQNELVHLADGRLLFRPGGHGSLIKNLAMIDTDVVFIKNIDNVVPDAQKGTTYKWKKVLAGTLLMLVERRDELLRALKEGDRTAAHEAHSFYNKYFALDEVSFGSMDELVALLDRPIRVAGMVRNQGEPGGGPYWTESMGRLSAQIVEASQIDLNNSEQREIMSTASHFNPVDIVCNIKNLDGQNYDLDRFVDHNQSFITHKSIEGREIRALEHPGLWNGGMAGWLTLFVEVPLATFAPVKTVNDLLRDEHQ, via the coding sequence ATGAATCTGTCTGCAGATAATCAAGCCCTTTTAAACGAGAAGCAGATCAACGAGGAAGAGATTCTTCGTCAAGTGCAGCTTTTGCGTTCAGGTACTCTTTTCACTAGCGTGGAAGCGGCCTGTACTCCAGGGCAGGGAATCACCGTCTTGCAAGATGAAGAGGTAGAGCTTGCGATTGGCGTCTTTAACGAGGCGAAAAACAGGTTGAAGCTCACGAAATTCGTGCCCGCTTCGGGTGCGGCATCACGCATGTTTAAGCACTTATTTTCTAAACAGCTTGATTCTACATTGTGTCAGCAGTTCTTCTCAGAAATCGAGCGCTTCCCGTTCTATCCCGAAATCGAAGAGTCTTGCGGAAAACCAGAGTCAACAGAGTCGTGGCAGCTTCAAGTGATCGATTTCTTGCTTTCAGAAGACGGTTTGAACTTCGGAGGGCTTCCCAAAGGAGCGATCCCTTTCCACAGTTACCCAGACGGGGCGAGAAACGCCTTCATTGAGCATTTGCATGAATCTCTCGGCTATGGCATTAGTCAGCAAGGTGGAGAGGTACATTTCACAGTCACAAAGGCGTTATCGGCCCATTCAAGAGAGCAAATCCTAAATCACGCCCAGAACCTTTCCAAAGAGCAAAAACTGCACGTCTCGTACTCAGAACAGTTCGAGAACACAGATACAGTGGCTTTAGACGAACAGAACGAGTTAGTTCACCTCGCTGACGGACGCCTTTTATTCCGCCCGGGAGGGCATGGATCGTTGATCAAGAATTTGGCAATGATTGATACAGACGTAGTGTTTATCAAGAACATTGATAACGTAGTTCCAGATGCGCAAAAGGGAACAACATACAAATGGAAAAAGGTACTCGCGGGAACTTTGTTGATGTTGGTGGAGCGAAGAGATGAACTCCTTCGTGCGCTCAAAGAGGGAGACCGAACGGCAGCGCATGAAGCACATTCTTTTTACAATAAGTATTTCGCGCTTGATGAGGTGAGTTTTGGATCTATGGATGAATTAGTGGCTCTTCTAGACAGGCCAATCCGGGTTGCTGGGATGGTTCGAAATCAAGGAGAACCTGGTGGTGGTCCGTACTGGACAGAAAGCATGGGGAGACTTAGCGCCCAGATCGTAGAGGCTTCTCAAATAGACTTAAACAATTCCGAGCAACGCGAGATCATGTCAACGGCAAGCCACTTCAATCCGGTAGACATTGTTTGCAACATCAAGAACTTAGACGGTCAGAACTATGATCTCGACCGTTTTGTTGATCACAATCAATCGTTTATCACACACAAATCGATTGAAGGGAGAGAGATCAGAGCACTCGAGCATCCTGGTCTTTGGAATGGAGGCATGGCGGGGTGGCTCACGCTTTTTGTTGAAGTTCCACTGGCGACATTCGCTCCTGTGAAAACGGTGAACGATCTGCTGAGAGACGAGCACCAATGA
- the galE gene encoding UDP-glucose 4-epimerase GalE, translating to MKKVLVTGGAGFIGSHTAVELENASYTPVIIDNFSNSDRSVIDRLGEIMNTTPTLIEGDCSDETLLHRVFEEHGPFDGVIHFAAYKAVGESVRNPLKYYKNNLRSTEVLMQCMIEHGCKNLVFSSSCTVYGQPDALPVTETTPFQPANSPYGYTKQVCERMINEVVAANEGQFSSILLRYFNPIGAHPSGLIGELPLGRPENLIPYITQTAAGWRDELVVFGDDYDTADGTCVRDFIHVVDLAKAHVAALTYMESHDLTTEAVNLGTGDGVTVKQVIDTFEEATGVKFNWRMGDRRPGDVEKIYASSAKANDMLNWKTEKSLKDALVDAWNWQQKLPKP from the coding sequence ATGAAGAAGGTACTTGTGACAGGAGGTGCAGGATTCATTGGCTCACACACTGCCGTTGAACTTGAAAACGCCTCATACACCCCGGTGATCATTGACAATTTCTCGAACTCAGATCGTTCTGTGATCGATCGTCTTGGAGAAATCATGAACACCACCCCGACATTAATCGAAGGCGATTGTTCTGATGAAACACTGTTACACCGTGTCTTCGAAGAACACGGTCCGTTTGATGGTGTCATTCATTTCGCGGCCTACAAAGCCGTTGGGGAATCTGTTCGTAATCCACTGAAGTACTACAAGAATAATTTGCGTTCAACCGAAGTGCTCATGCAATGCATGATAGAGCATGGATGCAAAAACCTCGTCTTCTCTTCAAGCTGCACAGTTTACGGACAACCAGACGCGTTGCCGGTTACAGAAACCACTCCATTCCAACCTGCTAACTCACCATATGGGTACACCAAACAGGTGTGTGAACGCATGATTAACGAGGTGGTTGCAGCGAATGAAGGACAGTTTTCATCCATCCTGCTCCGCTACTTCAACCCAATTGGAGCCCACCCGAGTGGACTCATCGGAGAACTTCCTTTGGGCAGACCTGAAAACCTCATCCCTTACATCACGCAAACCGCGGCCGGATGGCGAGATGAACTCGTTGTGTTCGGAGACGATTATGACACGGCAGATGGTACCTGCGTGCGTGACTTCATTCACGTTGTAGACCTCGCAAAAGCACACGTTGCAGCGCTGACTTACATGGAATCACATGACCTGACGACCGAGGCAGTAAACCTTGGAACAGGTGATGGAGTTACCGTGAAACAAGTCATTGACACCTTCGAAGAAGCCACTGGCGTGAAATTCAACTGGCGCATGGGTGACCGACGTCCAGGTGATGTCGAAAAGATCTATGCGAGTTCGGCGAAAGCCAATGACATGCTCAACTGGAAAACGGAAAAGTCGCTCAAAGACGCACTTGTGGATGCCTGGAATTGGCAACAAAAACTGCCGAAACCATGA
- a CDS encoding choice-of-anchor L domain-containing protein gives MKRLLFTFLSVLALNTAFSQLVVDNTVDAVTAVEDILVGEGVDVFNITFSGEQNQIGSFNSENSNIPISNGVIIATGDATLAIGPNNSPGFSLGGGNFGASDPDLELANPGDNFNDAAILEFDFVAQGDSVEFNYVWSSDEYPEYVNSINDAFGFFISGPGINGPYSDDGINIAIIPGTTLPVSVNNVNAGNDDNGCTNCEFYNINTNNTDPNGTQMDGFTVVLTAAAEVQCGEQYHIRIVIADASDTILDSAVFLEAGSFTSAAAVSASVPNAPPSLPPLTLLEGCVDGVITVFRPSVDAQDTLILNVGGTATEIDDYLNLPDTVVFPDGELTVDIPVSSTADGLEEGIETITISYEFVNSCGEADTINASLNIMDYFPPTLDFPDEIFLCNGESQVVSGLPENGFAPFTYEWSTGSTNETITITGDTENPVTVDLIDYCGNVAEDAFQVRVPEPFEFIDEVDLCLGLSTITPASGGSTPYTYIYPADSIEIDDNTMTPLFEGIYEVTSIDACGEQGTTIIEVQTCETVIPNVFSPNSDGDNDFFRIQGNEGFPGSSLEVFNRWGQLVYESVNYQNNWRGDGLAEGTYYIIYNRSDGEVFTGTATLLRK, from the coding sequence ATGAAACGATTATTGTTCACTTTTTTGAGCGTGCTCGCGCTGAATACCGCCTTCAGTCAATTGGTGGTAGACAACACTGTAGATGCCGTTACGGCGGTAGAAGACATTCTTGTTGGTGAGGGTGTTGATGTATTCAACATCACTTTCAGCGGAGAGCAAAATCAGATTGGATCTTTCAACAGCGAAAACTCAAACATTCCGATTTCAAATGGTGTGATCATCGCTACTGGAGACGCTACACTAGCCATTGGTCCGAACAACAGCCCTGGCTTCAGCCTCGGAGGAGGAAACTTCGGAGCGTCGGATCCCGATCTTGAGCTGGCCAACCCTGGTGACAACTTCAACGACGCAGCAATCTTAGAATTCGACTTCGTTGCCCAAGGTGATTCTGTTGAGTTCAACTACGTGTGGTCAAGTGACGAATACCCTGAGTACGTGAACAGCATCAATGATGCCTTCGGATTCTTCATCTCAGGCCCTGGGATCAATGGACCATACTCTGATGATGGAATCAACATTGCAATTATTCCTGGGACAACGCTACCAGTAAGTGTGAACAACGTGAACGCCGGTAACGACGACAATGGTTGTACGAACTGTGAGTTCTACAACATCAACACCAACAACACCGACCCAAACGGCACTCAAATGGATGGGTTCACTGTAGTACTTACTGCTGCAGCTGAGGTGCAGTGTGGTGAGCAATACCATATTCGAATTGTCATTGCTGATGCATCGGATACCATTCTTGACAGTGCGGTATTCTTGGAAGCAGGATCATTCACATCGGCAGCGGCTGTTTCTGCTTCTGTGCCGAATGCGCCACCGTCGCTCCCACCATTGACATTGCTTGAAGGATGCGTTGACGGTGTCATTACAGTATTCCGCCCTTCAGTGGATGCCCAAGACACCCTTATCCTGAACGTAGGTGGTACAGCAACGGAGATTGACGATTACTTGAATCTACCAGATACGGTGGTATTCCCCGACGGTGAGCTCACCGTCGACATCCCTGTAAGTTCTACTGCGGATGGGTTGGAAGAAGGAATCGAGACCATCACCATTTCGTATGAATTTGTGAATTCATGTGGTGAAGCAGATACGATCAATGCATCACTTAACATTATGGATTACTTCCCTCCAACGCTCGATTTCCCGGATGAGATCTTCTTGTGTAACGGAGAGAGTCAAGTAGTCAGCGGTCTTCCTGAAAACGGATTTGCTCCTTTCACCTATGAATGGAGCACGGGTTCAACCAACGAGACCATTACGATTACAGGCGACACGGAAAACCCAGTAACCGTTGATTTGATCGACTACTGTGGAAATGTGGCCGAAGACGCCTTCCAAGTGCGGGTTCCTGAGCCATTTGAATTTATCGACGAGGTAGACCTTTGTCTCGGTTTGTCGACCATCACCCCGGCATCCGGAGGTTCGACACCGTACACCTATATCTATCCTGCAGACTCCATCGAAATCGATGACAACACCATGACACCACTATTTGAAGGCATCTACGAAGTTACTTCTATCGATGCTTGTGGTGAACAAGGAACAACAATCATTGAGGTACAAACATGTGAAACAGTGATTCCAAATGTCTTCTCTCCGAACAGCGATGGTGACAACGACTTCTTCCGAATTCAAGGAAACGAAGGATTCCCTGGGTCAAGTCTAGAAGTCTTCAACCGCTGGGGTCAACTCGTTTATGAAAGCGTGAATTACCAGAATAATTGGAGAGGTGACGGACTTGCTGAAGGGACTTATTACATCATCTACAACCGTTCAGATGGTGAAGTTTTCACAGGAACTGCTACCTTGTTACGCAAATAG
- a CDS encoding ABC transporter ATP-binding protein, with protein sequence MEALIEVSGIKKYYQVGDQVVKALDGVDISIERGEYVALMGPSGSGKSTLMNVLGCLDTPSAGEYILNKQQVSSLVDDELAEIRNKEIGFVFQTFNLLPRYSSLENVALPMIYGGYSKSERDRRGNEVLEQVGLSDRADHKPNELSGGQRQRVAVARALVNKPSIILADEPTGNLDTKTSYEIMALFDEIHQAGNTIILVTHEDDIAAHAHRIIRLRDGKVETDVANDPVKLSVDS encoded by the coding sequence ATGGAAGCATTGATCGAAGTCAGTGGAATTAAGAAGTACTACCAAGTGGGTGATCAAGTGGTGAAGGCCCTTGATGGGGTTGATATCTCTATTGAACGTGGTGAGTACGTCGCATTGATGGGTCCTTCAGGAAGTGGGAAGTCTACTTTAATGAACGTGTTAGGTTGCTTAGATACACCTTCTGCCGGAGAGTACATTCTCAACAAACAGCAAGTGAGCAGTTTGGTCGATGATGAGCTGGCGGAAATTCGTAACAAAGAGATTGGCTTTGTATTCCAGACCTTCAACCTACTACCACGCTATTCCTCGCTAGAGAATGTAGCCCTACCAATGATCTACGGAGGTTACAGCAAATCAGAACGCGACCGCCGCGGAAACGAAGTGTTGGAACAAGTAGGACTATCTGACCGCGCGGATCACAAGCCAAATGAGCTCAGTGGTGGACAAAGACAACGTGTGGCGGTAGCACGCGCTTTGGTGAATAAGCCATCGATTATTCTTGCCGATGAGCCTACTGGAAACTTGGATACCAAGACTTCCTATGAGATCATGGCGTTGTTTGATGAAATTCACCAAGCAGGAAATACCATCATTCTAGTCACACACGAAGATGATATCGCCGCACATGCTCACCGAATTATTCGATTGCGCGATGGGAAAGTGGAGACCGACGTAGCCAATGACCCTGTGAAGCTGTCAGTCGATTCCTGA
- a CDS encoding choice-of-anchor L domain-containing protein, producing MKRILFVALAIILSTQAKAQITAAPITPEEAVELLVEGVDVSNVTFTGSAVQLGLLTGAEGTIFNPSEGIILSCADVGNVTPGTENDVPFGEGVSGDQDLVSVANDVPGLIGQNFSVSSANDIAALEFDFVPCGDSISFNYSFGSDEYLEWVNSSFNDIFAFFLSGPGITGPYNSPVEFPDGAINIAQVPDTDPLLPITVSSVNDQINSQYYIDNVGNIDIGIDGFTVVFTAEAAVQAGETYHIKLAIADGTDSALESIVVLEAGSFSSNAAVSATVEGAPPNFPSLTLLEGCIDGFFTVFRPNADLQDTLFLDISGNATEIDDYLDLPDFIVFPDGELEVDIPVITVDDQIDEGLETVTVTYEYVNACGEADTVIASLNIVDYKNPSLNLPEEIFLCNGENQVVSGVPEDGFAPFTYTWSTGETTPNITVSGDTENPVTIDVVDFCGREAEDGFQVFLPEPFVVIDEVDLCFGLSTITPASGGSTPYTYIYPADSIEIDDNTMTPLFEGDYTIISIDACGEEGVTEIEVDVCETVIPNVFSPNSDGSNDFFRIEGNDGFPGSSLQVYNRWGQLVYESANYQNNFRGDDLAEGTYYIIYTRSDGVEFTGTVTLLRK from the coding sequence ATGAAGCGAATTCTCTTTGTAGCACTCGCAATCATCCTATCAACGCAGGCGAAGGCTCAGATTACTGCAGCCCCTATCACCCCTGAAGAAGCGGTTGAATTGCTCGTTGAAGGTGTAGATGTATCGAACGTTACTTTCACAGGTAGCGCTGTACAGCTCGGTCTTTTGACTGGAGCAGAAGGAACCATCTTTAACCCAAGTGAAGGTATCATCCTTTCATGTGCAGATGTTGGAAACGTAACACCAGGAACGGAGAATGATGTTCCTTTTGGAGAAGGTGTTTCTGGAGATCAAGACCTTGTATCCGTAGCGAACGATGTGCCTGGATTGATCGGCCAAAACTTCAGTGTATCAAGTGCCAATGATATTGCTGCCCTTGAATTTGACTTTGTTCCATGTGGTGATTCGATCAGCTTCAACTACTCATTTGGATCTGACGAGTACCTCGAGTGGGTAAACTCTTCGTTCAACGACATCTTTGCATTCTTCCTTTCAGGACCTGGAATCACTGGACCTTACAACTCTCCTGTAGAATTCCCTGACGGAGCGATTAACATCGCCCAAGTTCCTGACACAGATCCTTTGCTACCGATTACGGTATCATCAGTGAACGACCAGATCAACTCTCAATACTACATTGACAACGTTGGAAACATTGACATCGGTATCGATGGATTCACGGTTGTATTCACTGCTGAAGCCGCAGTGCAGGCTGGAGAAACCTACCACATCAAATTGGCTATCGCCGATGGAACCGATTCTGCACTTGAGAGTATTGTAGTTCTTGAGGCAGGGTCATTCTCTTCGAATGCGGCTGTATCGGCAACCGTAGAAGGGGCACCACCAAACTTCCCAAGCCTGACATTGCTAGAAGGGTGTATCGACGGATTCTTCACTGTTTTCCGTCCAAACGCAGATTTGCAAGACACACTCTTCCTTGACATTTCAGGTAACGCAACTGAAATCGACGATTACCTTGACCTTCCTGATTTCATTGTCTTCCCTGACGGGGAATTGGAAGTAGACATTCCGGTGATTACTGTCGATGATCAAATTGATGAAGGATTAGAAACCGTCACAGTGACCTATGAATATGTCAACGCCTGTGGCGAAGCTGATACCGTCATCGCCTCCTTGAACATTGTAGATTACAAAAACCCATCACTCAACCTCCCAGAAGAGATTTTCCTTTGTAATGGAGAGAACCAAGTGGTTAGTGGTGTCCCAGAAGACGGGTTTGCACCTTTCACTTACACATGGAGCACAGGGGAAACAACGCCAAACATTACAGTTTCTGGAGACACTGAAAACCCAGTGACGATTGATGTAGTGGATTTCTGTGGTCGTGAGGCCGAAGATGGATTCCAGGTATTCTTGCCTGAGCCGTTTGTAGTCATTGATGAAGTAGACCTTTGTTTCGGACTTTCAACGATTACTCCGGCATCTGGAGGTTCTACACCGTACACCTACATCTACCCAGCTGACTCGATTGAGATCGATGATAATACCATGACTCCTTTATTCGAAGGAGACTACACGATTATCTCTATTGATGCTTGTGGTGAAGAAGGAGTAACAGAGATCGAAGTAGACGTTTGTGAAACGGTAATCCCGAATGTCTTCTCTCCAAACAGCGATGGAAGCAACGACTTCTTCCGCATCGAAGGAAACGACGGATTCCCAGGTTCCTCACTTCAGGTATATAACCGTTGGGGACAACTCGTTTACGAAAGCGCAAACTACCAGAACAACTTCCGTGGAGATGACCTAGCAGAAGGAACCTATTACATCATCTACACCAGATCAGATGGTGTAGAATTCACGGGTACAGTTACCCTACTGAGAAAGTAA